In Chrysemys picta bellii isolate R12L10 chromosome 3, ASM1138683v2, whole genome shotgun sequence, a single genomic region encodes these proteins:
- the LOC135982230 gene encoding uncharacterized protein LOC135982230 — MQSSPAVMAVQSVNRKRAPAWTDREVLDLIAVWGDESVLSELRSKRRNAKIYEKISKDMAERGYSRDATQCRVKIKELRQGYQKTKEANGCSGSHPQTSRFYEALHSILGAAATTTPPVTVDSEDGVVSTAGSSDMLGDVEDEEGDEEGEAVGSAHNADFPDSQDLFITLTEIPYEASPAVTPDTESGEGSATPSVTVSQPSLESHSQRLARIRRRKRRTREDMFSELMACSQAQAAQQTQWRENLTRMHQANMDREERWRQEDQQATQTLLGLLREQTDTLRRLVDVLQERRQEDRAPLQSIYNRPPLPPSPIPTSPKVQRRRGGRVPANSHSTPAESSSSRRLSFPKI; from the exons atgcagagctctccagcagtgatggccgtgcagtctgtgaatagaaagagggccccagcatggactgatcgggaagtcttggatctcatcgctgtgtggggcgatgagtccgtgctttccgagctgcgatccaaaagacggaatgcaaagatctacgagaagatctctaaagacatggcagagagaggatacagccgggatgcaacgcagtgccgcgtgaaaatcaaggagctgagacaaggctaccagaagaccaaagaggcaaacggatgctccggatcccatccccagacatcccgtttctatgaggcactgcattccatcctcggtgcggccgccaccactaccccaccagtgaccgtggactctgaggatggggtagtgtccacggccggttcctcggacatgttaggggacgtggaagatgaggaaggagatgaggagggcgaggcagtcggcagcgctcacaacgctgatttccccgacagccaggatctcttcatcacccttacagagatcccctacgaagcgtccccagccgttaccccggacacagaatctggtgaaggatcagcca ccccatctgtgactgtctcacaacctagcctggaatcacactcccagaggctagcgcggattaggcgtaggaagaggaggacacgggaggacatgttctctgagcttatggcctgttcccaagcccaggcagcacagcagacccagtggcgggagaacttgacccgaatgcaccaagccaacatggatcgggaggagaggtggcggcaggaagaccagcaggcgactcaaacgctgcttggactactgagggagcaaacggacacgctccggcgccttgtggatgttctgcaggaacggaggcaggaggacagagccccgctgcagtccatctataaccgccctcccctgccaccaagtcccatacccacctcacccaaagtgcaaagaaggagaggcggcagagtccctgctaactctcactccacccctgcagagagctctagtagcagaaggctctcatttcccaaaatttga